The Euphorbia lathyris chromosome 2, ddEupLath1.1, whole genome shotgun sequence genome includes a window with the following:
- the LOC136217314 gene encoding uncharacterized protein codes for MARRGGISKGYMGITDKEGADPRRTSSRPVTASARRDREEQQRFMADARRAHAAQAERAEGRDEAAGIDMDGDASMHRPSADTIPIDRGVVTRDRDGRFSSTAASSSGSSKRSRSVEDDWVVKDPVPGGPFDGAVIPSFLGHIACAIWAGQDRGVLRCHTRSGYCTKLRLWYSGSSRTIQSRIESSGLFHLPVIKKVRFIRYNLPDEAALCTEDDELILPLLP; via the exons ATGGCACGAAGAGGAGGCATCAGCAAAGGATACATGGGTATTACG gaTAAGGAGGGAGCTGACCCTAGACGCACGTCTTCACGTCCTGTTACTGCATCTGCTCGGCGGGACCGGGAGGAGCAGCAGCGGTTTATGGCGGACGCCCGGAGGGCACATGCTGCACAGGCGGAGCGTGCTGAGGGACGGGATGAGGCGGCTGGTATAGACATGGACGGGGATGCTTCTATGCATCGTCCTAGTGCTGATACTATCCCCATAGATCGTGGCGTTGTGACGAGGGATCGAGACGGACGATTTTCTTCTACCGCAGCATCTTCTTCTG gtagcagcaagcgatcgaggagtgtagaggatgactggGTTGTGAAGGACCCCGTCCCCGGGGGTCCATTTGATGGTGCTGTGATCCCGAGCTTTTTGGGACATATTGCATGTGCTATATGGGCCGGTCAGGACAGAGGCGTccttaggtgtcataccagatcagGGTATTGCACGAAGCTGAGATTATGGTACAGTGGTTCTTCCCGGACGATTCAGTCGCGTATCGAGTCATCTGGCTTGTTCCATTTACCTG ttataaaaaaagTTAGGTTTATCAGATATAATTTACCTGATGAGGCAGCATTATGTACCGAGGATGACGAGCTAATTCTGCCACTTCTACCATGA